The genome window CCAATTGTCTTTTAGTTGACTGGAAAATAATTGCACTGCTAGCGGAAACTATTTTCTATTGCACCAAAAACTCATCAACCGAACTCCCCCCCCCAATGTTAACTACCCAACCCCCACCCCACATTAACGTTTCTAGTCTTTAGTTGCCAACCATTGGTCGCCGGCCACTGCCATCAACTGCCAAGCGCCATCGGGTTGCAATTCTCACAATGGAGACTTTGTTATAGAAATTGAGAGTTAAATTCCAAAATTACAATACAATGGCTAGGTTCCCTTTGTTTCTTATAGCTTTGATTACCATTATCTTTGCATGATTTAGGCATTCAAACGTGTATGTTAttacttgtattattttttataagtagcCCATAAACCCCATTAGTAGTAGTATTGGATCAGAGTCTCCTTCAGACACGTGTACCCTCAGTGAAGCTACCAACCCCATGAACATGTACCCTCAACCCTCTAAAATAAGTATATGAAGGGGCTAGCAATATTGTTTTACCAACTAGCACCACTCGCATGTGTTTGGGAGGTAGATTATGTACTAAGTAGCGGGGAACCTCGGGCCCTTTCACCTTCATTTACTATTATCATTCCTTCAGGATGGTCCACCTGATAATTCAAAATATTGCATTTATGCTTGTGCTTGGCTCATTGGTTGCTCTTATGTGAACTTTGGTTGCTTAAGGCCTAAGTCCAATGCTTGGTCCATGTTTGAAGAAAGATTTAAGAGTCTAAAGTAACATGAGGCAAAGTCCAAGTCCAATGCTTGGGCCCATTTAACTACAGAGACTAAAATGGTTTAAAATGATGTAATGTAAAATTTGAGGCCGTGCATTTGGAAAAAATATCGTATGAGATAGTCTTGTGAGACCTACAACATGTGTAATTCCATGACATACCATCTCATGCATTAAACCACTTACATGCACTTGTGTAAAAGATTGTTGTTCTCTTTATAACAATCATTTTAAAGTAAATTTTGCAACCAATTGTAATTGGCATATTCAAGAAATTTTGGCTAAGAAATAGTCAGTGAAAAATTAGCCAAGACATGTCAAGAATTAGTTGAAAGGTAGACGACACAATGTTCTATCCATAAATAGAGAAGTTTAGGCATTTGGAAAAGGTCTTTAAGTGAATTTTGCAACTTAATTAATATCTTTGCCATTCCCTCTTTCTTTGCCAATTGCATCCAACAACTTCAAATCTGTTCTTATCTCTTCATTAGTTACCCCTAACTCCTAACTCTTCTCAGATCTCTAAATTcgatttggaattttttttttttttttttaatgaacaaacCCAAGTTAATCATCCCACCTCTGTAGGGGGTTTGTTCCTAGACTAATGGTCATCCTATAAGAAGCATTAGAAAAATAGGAATTAACTAAGAATGTTAGCTTAATTGATGAAATTCTCTGCCAACTTCAAATTTTAGCTTTATTATATTGTTCTCgtcctaaattttaatttgttcacAAGTTGTATATTCCTCCTAATATGGCAATGTCAGAACTCCCCCCATTAATAATTATGGATATTTTCTCCAGACTTCCCATCACAACCATCCTTCAATGTAAGAGTGTTTGTAAGACCTGGTTCAATATAATCTCTGACCCGTATTTCACTAAGTTGCACCATGCAAGAGCACCTGTCAGCCTTATTTTACGGGCCTCTGGTAACTTTTTTAGCAGATGGTATGTGCTTGCACTTGAAGGCTGGGACAAACATGATTCTTTTGTTCCACTAAAGCAGCTGCCACGAGAGATTAGCCATCTGGGTGAAGCACTGCAATTTGAAACCTGGTGCAATGGCTTGCTATGCATCAGCGCATACTGCCCCAAAAATTCAGTTACTAATTACGTGCTAAATGTAATTACAGGAGAGTACATGAGCCTTCCAAAACCAGGACCCAAAAGTGATGGTTTCAAAAGAACAATACGTGGGTTTGGTTTCAGCCAAGCCACTAAGCGATACAAGGTGATTCAAGAAATTTATGAAGATAGGAAGCCTTTGGCGACGCACCAACATCATCATACATCTCATTCTCAACTTGAGGTATACACACTTGGTACAGAGAATTGGAGAAATATTGGAGATCTCCCATCTCCATTTGCTAAAccagattatcaaaaaaattcttGTGCATTCCTGAATGGTGATCTGCACTAGTTGGTTCAGCCTTATAACAACTCCACATTTATATGTCATTTTGACATTGAGAATGAGCAACTTAAACCATTCCCGGGACCCCCAGTTCAAGACTTTTCACAAGTCGAGAAAATGAATTTGGGAGTATCAGGAGGTTTCCTCTACTTAAGTGAGAACCTTCTGACTTCTTGTTCTGTTGAAATTTGGGTTATGAAGGATTATGGCATCAAGAAATCTTGGACTAAAGAGTTTGTTATCCCTGATACGCAATGGTATTTTGCACCCGTACAAATTTTGAACTAtggtctaaaaacaaaaaatgaaagcaaTCGATCAGGGTTCTAAATTATTATATGTTTCGCATGATTTCAGTCTTTATGCCTACAATGCTAGAGGATATAATGAGCACCAACTTGAGGTTCGTGGTATTTCAACGTCCTACAGTATGTATCCTTTCGTACCCAGCCTTGTTTCGCTCAAGGAAGCTGTGATTGGGGAAAGTTCACAGGTACTTTCTGTTGGGTGCACTGCACCATGCGTCCAGCCCACATGTTTTTTGTCAAGAGCTCATTTAATGAGCATGTCTTTAatgttttttatcttttcttcatTATGTACAAAAGTCACCATGAGTAATTGGAGTGGTTGGCTTAGGCGTGTCCAACATgctgaaggaagaaagaaaagaaagaagcaaaagcaAGAGTCATTCTGCTATGGCAGAgctgaagaaaagagaaaagaacaaGCAAGGCCATTCGGCCAATGAGAGCTGAAAGGAGATTTTGGTTGAAGCAAAGTCAAAGTAAGTGGCTTGCATTTAATGTTACTTGATGAGAAGAgtgtgaaaggaagaaaagaggaaaagatgAAGGAATAAAGGTTGAGGCCATTCGGCAATTTGGGCAGAGGGGAAAAAAGAACTGAAGTCCCATAGTGTGGTGAGGACTAGTGCAGTCTTGAAGAGCTGCGTGAGTGAGAGCAagcaagagagaagagaaaaatagagagagcaAGAGAAAATACACAGTGAGGAAGAAAGTagtgagtgaaaagaaaagagagttttttttttactgaagcTGTATCTCTAAGTattgtaatctctatttaatatagtgaaattattcggagtttgtcccgtggtttttcccttcaagaAGAAATGATTTCCACGTaaatctttgtgtttttgtgtggtTGTGCTTCCACTGTGCTTGCTAAAATTTATTCACAGtaatatagaatttttcctAACACTTTCTGCCTAATCGGAATAATATATAAtctaattacttttttttccctattattAATTGTTCAACCTCTTTAATTAGTTAATCACAACaggattaaaagaaaaatacattcTTAGTTTATTAGGCTGTATGTATAATGTATATGGTAAGGGACAACAGCCCGTGTTCATCAAATTGACATATATATAGTTTCTTTTCTACCAGGAGCTCATCAAGACCATCCAATCTCTTGCAGACGAAAATCAGTCGAGTGGATTATATTCCTCCATAATTTCaatgacaaataaaatagaatcaGCGTTCATCAGGCTGGCTAGTCTGGGTGCTAAGGCTGGAGTAAAACTGAAGCCTAATTCTTGATTCAAAGCAAGTTACGTACGTAAGTCCTTTAAAACAAAGATTTTTCATTGGTGCTGATCGAGTGGTCCATATTTGTTTTCTATCAGAGATTAGATGAAGCTACCAAGATCAGTAGCAAGAGCAAGGTAGAAGCTAGCAACAGAAAGGGTCATAGCAGTGTTCACAGAGCAGTTGAACCTATATCAGAGCATAAACGACAAAGAAGCATAAGTGAAGTACAATGACTATACGGCCTGTAGTTTAGTGTGATTAGATGCTTACTTAAGCATTAACACGTGAGAAGGTTAGTTAGTCCTATAGCTAGCATGTGTGATAGGTTGTTAGGTCTGGTAGTTGGTTATTTCGTGTTCACACTTGAATAgacttgtatatatatatatatgatttctataattattttgctaattaatgaaatatacattttttcaaTCCTTGATTCTATGATATAGTAGCAAAGCAAATTTCCAAATTCTTGTAGGGTTTTgcatttctttcaattttagtttttcctttctcaattTTCTCGAGAAAATCTTTCTCTATTCTTGAGAAAATTCTATTCTTGGGAAATTCATTCTTCATTTGCCATCTATGGCTTCTGCTACAAATGCAAATGGTTCTACAGACGCTTCCACATCTGTGAATCCATCTTATTCTTCACAAGACTCTCCAATGGATGACCCTCTGTTCTTGCATCACGTAGAGAATCCAAGTCTGGTTCTTGTCACACAACCATTGATAGGTAGAGAAAATTATGTAGCTTGGGCTCGTGCAGTGAGAAAAGCTTTACTCACTAAGAATAAATTAGGGTTCATTGATGGGACTTTGACTCTCTCATCACCATTGGTGTCAACTCCTTCGAATGTGCAAGCTTGGATAAGGTGTGACAACATGGTTAGCACATGGCTAACCAATTCAGTTTCACCAAAGCTCCAAGCACGCATCATTTATGATGACACTACCTTAGAAATCTGGAATGACTTGAAGAATCGTTCTGCTCAGACCAATGGACCTAGAGTTTTCAATCTTCAAAAGGACATAGTAGAGTTTCATCAAGGTGAGATGTCTGTCACTGACTTCTTTACTCAGTTGAAGGTGTTTTGGGATCAATTGCAGAACCTTAGTCCATTTCCTTCTTGTACTTGTGGTAAATGTATTTGTCATATTAACAAAAGGCTTACTGATTTGCAAGTGAGAGAGTCTATCATGAAATTTTTAATGGGATTGAATGATTCTTTCTCCCAAGTTAGATCTTAAGTCTTGCTTATGAACCCTATTCCATCTCTTAGTAAGGTTTACTCCTTACTAATTCAAGGAGAGACACAAAGATCAGTGCCTAATGCCTTTTTGGCTAAGGTTGATTCCACTGCTTTAGCTGCTAAGTTGTCCAATGAGCATCTTGGTCCAACTCTTGGTAGTTCTAGTGGCAAAGGGAAGGAGAGACCAACTTGTACATATTGTGGCAAAACTTGTCATATAGTGGATAAATGCTATAAAAAGCATGGTTTTTCACCAGGCTTTAAGTTCAAGAACAAGCCCTCTATGGCTCACCAAGTCTCTTCAAATGTCTTGCCTATTGCTCCTCCAATTGCTTCTCCAATGCATCACTAGACTGCTTTTACTCTTGAACAATATTAGCAGctttttgatttgtttggaGCTTCCACTTCATCCCTTGCACCTTCTACTCCAGTTAAAGATGCTTCAATGGCTAATGTAGCATCATCTTCTGCTTTTGCCAGTGCCCCGATGTCAGGTATTGACTTATCTTATAGTGTTTTCTCTCACAAGTGGTCAATAGAAGGACTTATGATAAATGGGCTTAGGTATTGGATACTGAGGCTATTGGCCACATTGACTGTTCAGTTGATCTATTAACTTCA of Quercus lobata isolate SW786 chromosome 8, ValleyOak3.0 Primary Assembly, whole genome shotgun sequence contains these proteins:
- the LOC115956707 gene encoding putative F-box protein At3g16210; this translates as MAMSELPPLIIMDIFSRLPITTILQCKSVCKTWFNIISDPYFTKLHHARAPVSLILRASGNFFSRWYVLALEGWDKHDSFVPLKQLPREISHLGEALQFETWCNGLLCISAYCPKNSVTNYVLNVITGEYMSLPKPGPKSDGFKRTIRGFGFSQATKRYKVIQEIYEDRKPLATHQHHHTSHSQLELVQPYNNSTFICHFDIENEQLKPFPGPPVQDFSQVEKMNLGVSGGFLYLSENLLTSCSVEIWVMKDYGIKKSWTKEFVIPDTQCLYAYNARGYNEHQLEVRGISTSYSMYPFVPSLVSLKEAVIGESSQRLDEATKISSKSKVEASNRKGHSSVHRAVEPISEHKRQRSISEVQ
- the LOC115956708 gene encoding uncharacterized protein LOC115956708; protein product: MASATNANGSTDASTSVNPSYSSQDSPMDDPLFLHHVENPSLVLVTQPLIGRENYVAWARAVRKALLTKNKLGFIDGTLTLSSPLVSTPSNVQAWIRCDNMVSTWLTNSVSPKLQARIIYDDTTLEIWNDLKNRSAQTNGPRVFNLQKDIVEFHQGEMSVTDFFTQLKVFWDQLQNLSPFPSCTCGETQRSVPNAFLAKVDSTALAAKLSNEHLGPTLGSSSGKGKERPTCTYCGKTCHIVDKCYKKHGFSPGFKFKNKPSMAHQLFDLFGASTSSLAPSTPVKDASMANVASSSAFASAPMSVDLLTSITATIQSLVQLPNEESTQVTHIGIVVLSSSLTFTNDLLSWKMIGVGKAVDGLYLLQCDSLQHIPPSSLVDYLSNHKFNASFLPFSATTSTSFGPYSIPTLDGYKYFLTIVDDATQATWLFIMKSKSDVRPLFQSFYTMVATQFSQNIKSIRINNAKEFDMDVVFHESVFPYVSSSNGSISSNPLPLPCASPVPSLHDDPLLSKNNTLILTPHSIIQVHHTIDDDFLDEVPDAPPDPIANPIPLRRSNRSVKRPSYL